Proteins from a single region of Streptomyces spectabilis:
- a CDS encoding flavin reductase family protein has protein sequence MNTAPPGIRAQETAVTHVEITPSILYFGTPVVLLTTENQDGTFNLAPMSSAWALGHTVVLGLGRDGQTAHNLGSRPDVVINLPAPAQWPAVERLAPLTGRNPVPSTKPDGCRFEPEKFAAAGLTGEPSHLVRPPRVAECPIQLEARAERVRPDVSGEFVIVEAVVRKVHADARVVVPGTDHIDPTAWSPLIYNFRHYFGLGPELGHSYRTQTPRGSHQVPA, from the coding sequence ATGAACACAGCACCTCCCGGGATCCGGGCCCAGGAAACAGCCGTCACCCACGTGGAGATCACACCGAGCATCCTGTACTTCGGGACGCCGGTGGTGCTCCTGACCACGGAGAACCAGGACGGCACCTTCAACCTGGCCCCGATGTCCTCCGCATGGGCCCTCGGCCATACGGTCGTCCTGGGTCTGGGCCGCGACGGACAGACCGCGCACAACCTCGGCAGCCGCCCCGACGTGGTGATCAACCTGCCCGCCCCCGCCCAGTGGCCGGCGGTGGAACGTCTCGCGCCCCTGACCGGCCGGAACCCGGTGCCCTCCACCAAGCCCGACGGCTGCCGCTTCGAGCCGGAGAAGTTCGCCGCGGCCGGGCTGACCGGCGAACCGTCCCACCTGGTCCGGCCTCCTCGCGTCGCCGAGTGCCCGATCCAGCTGGAGGCCCGCGCCGAGCGGGTGCGGCCCGACGTCTCGGGAGAGTTCGTCATCGTGGAGGCCGTCGTGCGCAAGGTCCATGCCGATGCCCGCGTCGTCGTGCCCGGCACCGACCACATCGACCCCACGGCCTGGAGCCCTCTGATCTACAACTTCCGCCACTACTTCGGACTCGGCCCGGAACTCGGCCATTCGTACCGCACCCAGACACCTCGCGGTTCCCACCAAGTACCGGCGTAG